The genomic interval TGGCACTCCTGCCCTTGGGGGATGTGGACACCCTCTGAAAGGAAAGTAGTGAAATGAACAGGTGTTGGATGGAGTGCCTCTGGCTGTGTGGCTCAGGCCCGGGGTGGGGGCTGTGGGGAGGCTCTGGGGTAGCCAATGCCACCCAGTTATGGCAAAGCTGGATTcgcagcaaatatttgttgagtatgtGTGATATGCCATGGGTGGGATACAGTAATGTATACTTTAGGGACAAAAAAACCCCTATCCCCATGGAGCTTACAATCtgggagctggaggcagagatCAGTAGCCAGGAGACAGAATATATTCAAATGAGTAAAATATATGGCATATTAGAGGGGACAGGGCTATGGAAGGAGGAAAAACCTGGGTTGGGGAATAAAACATAATGGAGAAAGGAGCTTCAATTTAAAATAGggcaactagcctgaccaggtggtggcgcagtggatagagcgtcggactgggatgccgaggacccaggttcgagaccccaaagtcgccagcttgagtgcaggctcatctggtttgagcaaaagctcaccaggttggatccaaggtcactggctcgagcaaggggttagtcagtctgctgaaggcccgtggtcaaggcacatatgagaaagcaatcaatgaatcattgtgttgcaatgcacaacgaaaaactaatgattgatgcttctcatctctctgtcctgtctatccctctctctgactctctctctgtccctgtaaaaaattaaaaaaataaaataaaatagggcaACTAGGGACGGTTGATCCCTCCTAGCCAAAGAGATAGATGTGTGTGGCACTCTGGCGGGGTGGCTGGGACCTTAAGATTGTCCACGTCACACTACAACTCCACCTCAGGGGCTCTGAAGCCAGCTTGCTAAGGAGCCTGACTCCTGGAGGTTTTTGTGGAGGGCAGAAAGGACAGAAGCCATGTGGCAGATTTGGAGAGCTATACTACATTATGGGAAGGGCAAACGTGGCATGAATGTCCTGGAGACGGGGCctttctgaaatatttactaGACAAGAGAGTAGAAGGGCTGGTCTCAGGCCTGAACTTAACTAAGTAACCCCGGCAAGTAATCTCACTTGTAAAATGTGGGTTATAATGATACCTACATCCTCGGGTCATTGTAAGAGTATAAGAAGAAGCTCTTAGCACACAGTCTGGGCACCTAGGAAGTTTTCACTAATTAAAAGCCATCATCATCATGGCAtgttctctagagcaggggtccccaaactttttacacagggggccagttcactgtccctcagaccgttggagggccggactataaaaaaaactatgaacaaatccctatgcacactgcacatatcttattttaaagtaataaaacaaaacgcaaaacaaatacaatatttaaaataaaaaacaagtaaatttaaatcaagaaactgaccagtatttcaatgggaactatgggcctccttttggctaatgagatggtcaatgtgctcctttcattgaccaccaatgaaagaggtgccccttccggaagtgcagcggggggccggataaatggcctcagggggccgcatgtggcccgcgggccatagtttggggacccctgctctatagcactatttttcaaatttcaggagGTAACCCATTAGTGGATCATGAAATAAATTCAACAGCTTgcaaacagcatttttttttaatggaacagaataggataACACATATATACTTGTGTGTATTAGAATTgtttcagaggccctggccggttggctcagtggtagagcgtcggcctggcgtgtgggggacccgggttcgattcctggccagggcacataggggaggcgcccatttgcttctccacccccccccttcctctctgtctctctcttcccctcccgcagccggggctccaatggagcaaggatggcccaggtgctggggatggctccttggcctttgccccaggcgctggagtggctctggtcgtggcagagcgatgccccggaggggcagagtgtcaccccctggtgggcgtgccgggtggatcccggtcgggcgcatgcgggagtctgtctgactgtctctccctgtttccagcttcagaaaaatacaaaaaaaaaaaaaaaagaattgtttcagaaaacactttatatattctcacaaaaattaggggatgtttcactGCTTCATATTcagtttgaaatatcccctaatttttgtgagcagtatacatatatatcgtagtttcccatgtataagacgcccccccccccccccatgtataagatgcaccttaattttggggcccaaaatttgaaaaaaatgtattacataaagttattgaactcaagttttattcatcataaaattcatacaaccaacccctcatcactgtcaaaactcccatccattagcttgtcctcacctgtgtctgatgatgaatcactgtcttcaacaatgagtgcaagaacaagtgcgaaaaagtggaaatggaagtaaaaaatctacaaccactgtataagacgcacccagtttttagacccaaatttttcacaaaagagtgcatcttatacatggagaaacaCGGTAGATGTTTCCTACCATGGAGCATAACTGAAAGTTTGAAAGCCACTGTTCTAAGGCAGTGTTTCTCTAAACATGGTCATAGGGAGTGGATTTTCACCTTTAGTAATTAGCATCAGACTGTCACCATTTTTGCCATATCTAAATACCACTTGTATTATTTGCTAAATACTTGCCTTTCAGTTGGTTCACACTCTGATCATTTTAGCCACAATAACActcataaaatttacatttgaaatatacatatgtttattttaacatattgCATCTGAACACTGACTGCACTTTGGGAAACACTAGTGGTAAGAAGTGTGATTGTGAAAGCACTTTGTCCAAGTACAGCTGGGGGCCAATAGCACTGTGAGACATGGACAAGTCCCAAACCCTCGGGTCCCTTTCTGCCCCTGGAGGTAGGCCCAGGCCCGCTGCccagctttgtgagttcttgtaATTGACTTTTCCACAGTGATCACCTCAAGAAGCAAGGGACGAGCCCCATCTACTTGTGGACTGGCTTGGGATCTTTCTTGGGATGTGACCCCCAGGAGAGGAGGCCAGGGCTCTAGAATCTACCCTTCTCTTGTGAGCTGTGTCCTGCCGCTGCACCAAGTTTGCAAAATTTCCTTTCTTGTTCAGTTTTGATTCCATTGATGGGATTAGGTGCCCCCCATGGCTATGTCCTTTGATGTGGTCAGGGGGTAGCAGGGAGATTTCAAGCTTAGGGAGCAAATCTTAATCTTCTGCAGACTACTCTGGGATCAGCGCTAGGGTAAACCCATTACATCCCGGCCCTTTCATCCCCCCAGGACACCCGCTCCTCCAGGCTCCTAGAGTCTCAGAGATCCAAAGCATTTGTCAGATATAGAAACAGcaataaaagaggaagagaaagcagagctCGAACCCCAGGGCCCCTGCAGCACCGGCAGCATCACCAGCAATGTCAGGACAtcatcttctttcttcctttctaatcctGGACTCCCACAAAATGGGGATTACAGAGGCTTGGAACCAGCagcccaccctgcccccagcactgagcacctctgtcccccatcccTCCTGGAGCCGCACTGTGCTGGGGGCATCTGGTCCTGCACATCTGTCTGTCCTCCTGCCCTGAGCTCTCTCTATGGGGGTATAGGGGGAACTGGCAAATTAAGCGGAGAAACTACTCAGCCCCTATATCAGTGTGGCTGTAAGGCATGATTTGGATTGGTGAGGCCAGAAACAGAGCCAATATCTATGTCAGGCCACAAACTTGTAtgtctcttattttctttaaattaaatcgAACCCAAGGGCTCCATCtgaagagaggcagggggagctCTATCTCAGTCGTTATTCAAGCTTCCCCTTCACTCCCTCTTTCATGGTCCCTGTAGTGCTGGCCAACTTGAGGATAGGGATGTTGGCAGAGGCCTATGGATGCTCTAGACTTCTCTCAGACTCAGAGACCACGACCTGGTCTCTAGAGAGTGGGGGCAGCAGGTCCTCACAATTCCACTCGCCGCTGACCCCTCTCCAGTCTTGGGAAAGCTCCCCTCTGCCTCGCAGTTCTTCTGTCCCGCCTTCCTCCCCGGAGTCCCGCTAAAGGAACAATGGTTTTCAGAAAGCCATTCGGAGAGGTTGAAGGCAGGCAACTGGAACGGggaaatagaaaacacaaaattaacatcTTAAGAAAACATGCTCCTGGATACTCGGCGTTTTACACTTATCTCCTTGGTTTGCCACCAAAGCGCCGCTGAAGGGCCTGGCCAGCTCCGGGCTCCAGATGGGGAGGTTGAGACCAGCTGCAGGAGCGCTCCGCTGGGGTGGGACAAGGCCCAGGAGTGGAGCGGCCGGCAGGGGGCTCTCGGCTCCGGCCTTCGAGGGAGGAAGCACTGGCAGCGGCTGGGACCGGTCAGTagaggaaaggggaaaattaCTGGAGCTCGGGGGCGGGAAAGGCTGCGTGACTGGGAGGAAGGCACCGGAGACTGTCGAGTCGGACTGCCTGTGTCTGGACTCGATACCAGGGACGGTTAGAGCAGCTGGGGAGAAGGCGCCGAGGccatctcccacccccagcctgggtGTCCTCCCGCTGGTGCCGCAGGCTGGAGCGGGAGTGGGCGCCGCAGGCTGGTGCAGGCGCCGCAGGCAGGAGCGGGTGGCGCCACCGAGGGGCGGGCGGAGGGCGGGCCGGGGCGGAGCGCCGTCCGCTTGGCTCCCGGAGGCAGTGCAGGCGGGCGCTGGCCGCGCGTCCGTCCTCCAGGAGCCGCGGGGCGCGGAGCTTTCCTGACGTGTCACCAGCACGTGGAGCCAGCTCCGGCAGCTGGAGcgagcgggcgggcgggcgggcggaacTCCCCGAACTTTCGAGGGGTCCCGACACCTCGCTCCTCTCCCTGCTGCGCGGAGCTCGTGCTTCTTGGGGCGAGGGCGGCGACCGCCCCAGGTCCCGCGCAGGTTGAGCAGGGAGCTCGCCCGGCGGGCGCGGAGCGCCCGGGACGTCGGGGCACAGGGCCCAGCGAGCAGCGACTTCCCCGACCCCCGCGAAGGctcggccccggccccggccctgCGCCTCGCGGATCTGAGCGCAGGTAACTGAGGCGGCGTGGTCGGGCCTCGCGGTCGCGGCGTGGGATCTTGGCGAAGTTTTTAGTGTAACTCTGGCGCTCGGCTGGGCGTGGGACAAGGCTAGGTCCCCACACCTCCCTTATCCCGATCCCTTCGGCCTGCGCCGGGGTGACCTGGAAGCCGCCGCACGCCGACGTCGTGTAACCCTTCCAGGGCCGGTTTCGGAGCCCGGCAGGCCGAGGTCGGGCGGGGCGGGTGCCTTCTTTGGAGGACGCCGATCGGAGGAAACCCGGAGTCCCCGCCGAGCAGCGGAAAGCGGGCGGCCGGCCCTCACCCAAGGGAGACCGTCCGAGGCGCGTCTGCACCCCGAACTCCGAGACGGGCGGGAGCTGAGGGCTGGGTCTTTGCGGGCGAGATGAGGATGTCGGTTCAACTGGCCTACAAAGTCCCAGTCCTCGGCTCCCGGGACCGGCGGCTCCTCCGAGCTCCCGGCCCGCGCAAGCTCAGCGCCGGGGCGAGGACATGGACCCTGGCCGCGCCGCCACCTCCCAGGTCCACGCTGGAGAGGGGGTGGCAAGGCACATTTGCCGTGAGCTCGGTGCGGAGATTCGAGGGACCCCTGCGCTTACCAGAAGCAAAGGGAATGCGCTGGGAAATTTGAGTCGGTCACTGTGTGCGGTCTGTGTCCTCCGGGTGGAGGGGGATCCCCGCCAGGGCAGACCAGGAGCGAGGGCAGAGAGACGCCTCCCTTCTCCCCAATGGGCCAAGCCCATTCGCCTACCAGGGCCTACCCTGCAGCGCATTCCAGGGTGGCAACCTTGAACTTTGGGGTGAGGAGGACCTCCGATTTCTAGAGTTGCTCCTGGGCAGATGGGACGGGATGCGGAGGTTTAGCCCCTATGGACCCGGAAGCTCCTGTCCCTCCCGCCCCCCaccggttttgttttttttttaaagatgcgtTTTTTTGTGAGTATGTTCCTAATGGCTGGTCTTTTGTTCCCTGGCATATGCC from Saccopteryx leptura isolate mSacLep1 chromosome 2, mSacLep1_pri_phased_curated, whole genome shotgun sequence carries:
- the LOC136392297 gene encoding collagen, type I, alpha 1b-like, translating into MAARRTGRDASANARPWLCGGRGLNFRSGGKRHRSWFFSSWALGFTPGSLRARAPGALATGAAEGPGQLRAPDGEVETSCRSAPLGWDKAQEWSGRQGALGSGLRGRKHWQRLGPVSRGKGKITGARGRERLRDWEEGTGDCRVGLPVSGLDTRDGWSGSGRRRLVQAPQAGAGGATEGRAEGGPGRSAVRLAPGGSAGGRWPRVRPPGAAGRGAFLTCHQHVEPAPAAGASGRAGGRNSPNFRGVPTPRSSPCCAELVLLGARAATAPGPAQVEQGARPAGAERPGRRGTGPSEQRLPRPPRRLGPGPGPAPRGSERRAGFGARQAEVGRGGCLLWRTPIGGNPESPPSSGKRAAGPHPRETVRGASAPRTPRRAGAEGWVFAGEMRMSVQLAYKVPVLGSRDRRLLRAPGPRKLSAGARTWTLAAPPPPRSTLERGWQGTFAVSSVRRFEGPLRLPEAKGMRWEI